The window tgcgaagtaaaatagaggccacaggagcgaagaaccgccggaaaaagtacacgtcGCGGTTTgcgtggcgcaagtcacaggcagaaggggcttactggacaacctaagtgttatgagtacgtgatgtTCAGCTACgcgtttagcaaaacagaggtgcacagcagcATATAGATAAGTACCGATTCACTAACAAAGAATTcaaatgtggcagctctcctggatggtggggtgTGTCACAGcaccggctacacgcagcagcGGATGGCGCGCTAGCGTTCCAGTCCACAGCGGGTCACTGGTTCGACACTCTGACGCCAACacagggtccgcagccagccagcagtGGGCCACACCATGGCTCGTTACtgtgggcagtcttgttggctcccaacatgcACCGGAAACATCTACagcgagggccacagattcagtTGCCAGATCACTTGTTGTTGCTGCGACCCAAGCCATGCTGGATGGGACTCATGGCGTGGGCCCCCTTTTAGTTGTCAGCAGGCA is drawn from Schistocerca gregaria isolate iqSchGreg1 chromosome 3, iqSchGreg1.2, whole genome shotgun sequence and contains these coding sequences:
- the LOC126354297 gene encoding uncharacterized protein LOC126354297, whose protein sequence is MRRALLLLLVMALCTFTTTHAPPTCPPGYFEISDTCVRRYGSILTPKICPNGQFAAPGGCAAMTTPTPHQLSWMVGCVTAPATRSSGWRASVPVHSGSLVRHSDANTGSAASQQWATPWLVTVGSLVGSQHAPETSTARATDSVARSLVVAATQAMLDGTHGVGPLLVVSRQCGGNAG